Proteins encoded in a region of the Ruegeria sp. AD91A genome:
- a CDS encoding carboxylesterase, whose translation MRRFGWILGRALLALVVLGGLVYWFGPREEVNLHPTFDSRKFGEGVQVYFESTESAYDDIVPGVEKRVVWQDGFKEQRTPYSVLYIHGFSASSEEIRPVPDLVADALGANLVYTRLQAHGRDGPAMAEGTASGWMQDMAEGLAAARAVGEKVIVISTSTGGTLAAAAALDVDLSRDVVGMVFVSPNFGVNTFAAWVPSLPWARIWLPVLMGPERDVSGPDPEKNKYWTSVYPWEAVVPMSVLVDTVYALDFSEALIPALFWFSDDDQVVRPGRTHKVAEAWGAPATVKLVTMGPDDDPSSHVIAGRLMSPGQTDAAVAGILEWLKGLGVE comes from the coding sequence ATGCGGCGCTTTGGTTGGATTCTGGGGCGCGCTCTTCTGGCGCTGGTTGTTCTCGGCGGCCTGGTCTACTGGTTCGGCCCGCGCGAGGAAGTGAACCTGCACCCGACTTTTGATTCCCGGAAATTTGGTGAAGGTGTTCAGGTTTATTTTGAAAGCACCGAGTCCGCCTATGATGATATCGTTCCGGGTGTCGAAAAGCGTGTGGTCTGGCAGGACGGGTTCAAGGAGCAGCGCACGCCGTATTCTGTTCTGTACATCCACGGTTTTTCAGCAAGTTCTGAGGAAATCCGCCCCGTGCCTGATCTGGTGGCTGACGCTTTGGGGGCCAACCTGGTCTACACCCGTTTGCAAGCTCACGGTCGGGATGGGCCGGCGATGGCCGAGGGTACTGCCTCGGGCTGGATGCAGGACATGGCCGAAGGGCTGGCAGCGGCGCGTGCGGTCGGAGAGAAGGTGATCGTCATTTCCACCTCGACCGGAGGAACACTGGCGGCGGCAGCTGCGTTGGATGTTGACCTCAGCCGGGATGTGGTTGGCATGGTCTTTGTCTCGCCGAACTTTGGTGTGAATACCTTCGCGGCGTGGGTGCCTTCCTTACCTTGGGCAAGAATCTGGTTGCCCGTTCTCATGGGGCCAGAACGCGATGTGTCAGGGCCGGACCCAGAGAAGAACAAGTACTGGACGTCGGTCTACCCGTGGGAAGCCGTCGTGCCGATGTCCGTGCTGGTGGATACGGTCTATGCGCTGGATTTCTCTGAGGCCCTGATACCCGCTTTGTTCTGGTTTTCGGATGATGATCAGGTTGTGCGGCCGGGCCGGACGCACAAAGTGGCTGAGGCCTGGGGCGCTCCGGCAACGGTCAAGCTGGTTACGATGGGGCCGGATGACGATCCGTCTTCACACGTTATCGCGGGGCGGTTGATGTCGCCGGGTCAAACCGACGCGGCCGTTGCTGGTATACTGGAGTGGCTCAAGGGCTTGGGGGTGGAATAA
- the thrS gene encoding threonine--tRNA ligase has product MALDSQSVSLTFPDGNARSFDAGVTPAQVAADISTSLAKKAISATVDGKHWDLQWPIESDAQIAIHTMKDEVQANELIRHDLAHIMARAVQEIWPATKVTIGPVIENGWYYDFDREEPFTPEDLGLIEKKMKEIINKRDPVTTEVWDRERAIEFYKANNEPYKVELIEAIPGDEPLRMYWHGHWQDLCRGPHLQHTGQVPGDAFKLMSIAGAYWRGDSDRAMLQRIYGVAFTGKEKLKAHLHMLEEAAKRDHRKLGREMNLFHMQEEAPGQIFWHPNGWTIYTQLQDYMRRQQRNGGYVEVNTPQVVDRKLWEASGHWDKYQENMFIVEVDEEHAREKAINALKPMNCPCHVQIFNQGLKSYRDLPLRMAEFGSCNRYEPSGALHGIMRVRGFTQDDGHIFCTEDQIESETAEFIRFLSRIYKDLGFENFSVKFSDRPEKRSGSDEVWDKAEAALLSATRAAGIEPELNPGEGAFYGPKLEFVLTDAIGRDWQCGTHQVDFVLPERLDATYIGADGGKHRPVMLHRATLGSFERFIGILIEEHAGKLPFWLAPRQVVVASITSEADDYVAEVVETLRAAGVRAEADIRNEKINYKVREHSVGKVPVILAVGHREVDDRTVSVRRLGEKQTQVQPLDVVTNELSQAATPPDLL; this is encoded by the coding sequence ATGGCCCTGGATTCTCAATCCGTCTCTCTCACCTTTCCCGATGGCAATGCACGTTCCTTCGACGCAGGCGTCACGCCCGCGCAGGTGGCTGCCGATATCTCAACCTCGCTGGCCAAAAAGGCCATCTCGGCCACCGTGGATGGGAAGCACTGGGACCTGCAATGGCCCATCGAATCCGACGCGCAGATCGCCATCCACACCATGAAGGATGAAGTTCAGGCCAATGAACTGATCCGCCACGATCTGGCCCATATCATGGCCCGCGCAGTTCAGGAAATCTGGCCCGCGACCAAGGTCACTATCGGCCCCGTTATCGAAAACGGCTGGTATTATGACTTCGACCGTGAAGAGCCGTTCACGCCGGAAGATCTCGGCCTCATCGAGAAAAAGATGAAAGAGATCATCAACAAGCGTGATCCCGTCACCACCGAGGTCTGGGACCGCGAGCGCGCGATCGAGTTCTACAAAGCCAATAACGAGCCCTACAAGGTCGAACTGATCGAAGCCATTCCCGGCGACGAACCGCTGCGCATGTACTGGCACGGCCACTGGCAGGATCTGTGCCGTGGTCCGCACCTGCAACACACCGGCCAGGTTCCGGGGGATGCCTTCAAGCTTATGTCCATCGCCGGCGCCTATTGGCGTGGCGACAGCGACCGCGCGATGTTGCAGCGTATCTATGGCGTGGCCTTCACCGGTAAGGAAAAGCTGAAAGCGCACCTGCATATGCTGGAAGAGGCCGCCAAGCGCGACCATCGCAAGCTGGGCCGCGAAATGAACCTGTTCCACATGCAGGAAGAGGCGCCCGGTCAGATTTTCTGGCACCCCAACGGCTGGACGATCTACACTCAGTTGCAGGACTACATGCGCCGCCAGCAGCGCAACGGCGGCTATGTCGAAGTCAACACGCCACAGGTTGTGGACCGTAAACTGTGGGAAGCATCGGGCCATTGGGACAAGTATCAGGAGAACATGTTCATCGTCGAAGTGGACGAGGAGCACGCGCGCGAAAAGGCGATCAACGCGCTCAAGCCGATGAACTGCCCCTGCCATGTGCAGATCTTCAATCAGGGCCTGAAATCCTATCGCGACCTGCCGCTGCGTATGGCTGAGTTTGGCTCGTGCAACCGCTATGAGCCGTCAGGTGCGCTGCACGGTATCATGCGTGTGCGCGGCTTCACCCAGGACGATGGGCACATCTTCTGCACCGAAGACCAGATCGAGTCTGAAACCGCAGAGTTCATCCGGTTCCTGTCCCGGATCTACAAGGATTTGGGATTCGAAAACTTCTCGGTCAAATTCTCGGATCGCCCTGAGAAACGATCTGGGTCGGATGAAGTCTGGGACAAGGCCGAAGCCGCGTTGCTCAGCGCGACACGTGCTGCCGGGATCGAGCCGGAGCTCAACCCCGGCGAAGGCGCCTTTTACGGCCCCAAGCTGGAGTTTGTTCTGACCGACGCGATCGGTCGCGATTGGCAATGCGGTACGCACCAGGTTGACTTCGTGCTGCCCGAGCGTCTGGACGCCACCTATATCGGCGCTGACGGCGGTAAACACCGTCCCGTTATGCTGCATCGCGCAACCTTGGGTTCGTTCGAACGTTTCATCGGTATCCTGATCGAAGAACACGCAGGCAAGCTGCCGTTTTGGCTTGCCCCGCGTCAGGTCGTGGTCGCGTCTATTACCTCTGAGGCGGATGACTATGTCGCCGAAGTGGTCGAAACCCTGCGCGCAGCTGGTGTTCGGGCCGAAGCCGACATTCGCAACGAAAAGATCAACTACAAGGTTCGTGAACATTCGGTCGGCAAGGTTCCGGTCATTCTGGCCGTCGGCCATCGCGAAGTCGACGACCGCACTGTCAGTGTCCGGCGTCTGGGTGAAAAACAGACGCAGGTACAACCGCTTGACGTTGTAACAAACGAGCTGTCGCAGGCAGCCACCCCACCAGATCTGCTGTAA
- a CDS encoding DUF2282 domain-containing protein, with protein MSNTAKSLVIATAVAAAVSGAATTASAQAKEKCYGVSLAGQNDCAAGPGTTCAGTSTVDYQGNAWTLVDAGTCADIELPAQADGAPRKGSLEAQDRDLPA; from the coding sequence ATGTCGAACACAGCTAAGTCCCTGGTTATCGCAACCGCAGTCGCAGCCGCCGTATCGGGCGCCGCAACCACTGCATCCGCTCAGGCAAAAGAAAAATGCTATGGCGTATCACTGGCCGGTCAGAACGACTGCGCCGCTGGCCCCGGCACCACTTGCGCGGGTACCTCGACCGTTGATTATCAGGGCAACGCATGGACCCTGGTCGATGCAGGCACCTGCGCGGATATCGAACTGCCCGCACAGGCCGACGGCGCACCGCGCAAAGGCTCGCTGGAAGCTCAGGATCGCGACCTGCCGGCATAA
- a CDS encoding alpha/beta fold hydrolase, with amino-acid sequence MAATEFLETAQGRPLAYHKSEGSGPTIVFLGGLKSDMEGTKAVHLEVWAQARGQSFLRFDYSGHGESSGAFTDGSIGDWHQDTLAAVNALTDGPLIVVGSSMGGWQALLLARAMPERIAGMVTIAAAPDFTEDGYWASFSDEQKAALNTVGHVELPSDYMEPYIITKRMIEDGRQNLVLRGALDLPFPVRFLQGTADTAVSTETAVRLLEHAAGPDMRLLLVKGADHRFSDEKCLGLIETAVLDVLGET; translated from the coding sequence ATGGCAGCAACGGAATTTCTGGAAACGGCTCAGGGGCGGCCACTGGCTTATCACAAAAGCGAAGGGTCAGGGCCGACCATCGTTTTTCTGGGTGGGCTCAAATCGGACATGGAAGGCACCAAGGCCGTGCATCTGGAAGTTTGGGCGCAGGCGCGGGGGCAATCGTTCTTGCGGTTCGATTATTCCGGCCACGGCGAAAGCTCGGGTGCGTTCACGGATGGCTCTATTGGTGACTGGCATCAGGACACATTGGCCGCAGTAAATGCATTGACGGACGGACCATTGATTGTTGTTGGCTCGTCGATGGGGGGGTGGCAGGCATTGCTACTGGCCAGGGCCATGCCCGAACGAATTGCAGGCATGGTCACAATTGCTGCTGCACCGGATTTCACCGAGGACGGGTATTGGGCGTCTTTCAGCGACGAACAAAAAGCCGCGTTGAACACTGTCGGCCATGTCGAGTTGCCGTCCGACTATATGGAACCCTATATCATCACCAAGCGCATGATCGAAGACGGACGTCAGAATTTGGTTCTGCGGGGCGCTCTGGATCTGCCGTTCCCGGTTCGTTTCCTGCAAGGCACCGCAGACACGGCGGTTTCGACCGAAACAGCCGTGCGGCTGCTGGAACATGCTGCGGGTCCTGACATGCGGCTGTTGTTGGTCAAAGGGGCTGATCATCGCTTCTCGGACGAGAAATGCCTGGGCCTGATCGAGACCGCGGTTCTTGACGTGTTGGGAGAAACCTGA